ACGGAGCCTTCCAGCAGTTTGAGCAGGGCCTGTTGCACGCCCTCGCCCGAAACATCGCGCGTAATGGATGCATTGTCACTTTTACGCGCAATCTTGTCAATCTCATCAATAAAAACGATACCACGCTCGGCAAGGCTCACGTCGTAATCGGCTGCCTGCAGTAAGCGCGACAGTATGCTTTCTACGTCTTCGCCCACATAACCTGCCTCGGTGAGAATGGTGGCATCTGCAATGCAGAAAGGTACGTTGAGCATTTTGGCGATGGTTTTGGCCAACAAGGTTTTACCTGTGCCCGTTTCGCCTACCATGATAATGTTAGACTTTTCAATCTCTACATCATCCTCATTGCGTACCGGCTGAAGCAGGCGCTTGTAATGGTTGTACACCGCCACCGAAAGAACTTTTTTGGCTTCATCCTGGCCTATTACAAACTGATCAATGTAGGTTTTGATCTCACGCGGTTTCTGAAGCACAAGGGTGGATTCAATATGCCGGCTTGCCTTAAGAGCAAACTCTTCTTTGATGATGTTCTCGGCCTGCCCCACGCAGTTGTCGCAAATGTGCCCGGTAATACCGGCAATCAGCACATTTACTTCACTTTTAGAGCGTCCGCAAAAAGAGCATTTGATATCCTTTTTATCCATTCTGGTGTGTGGTTTGTGTCATCAGGATACGAAAAAAAGCGGGTTTGGGTTATTTCTTTGGGCGAACAAGCACCTCGTCGATCATTCCGTATTCCTTGGCCTCTTCTGAGCGCATCCAGTAATCACGGTCGCTGTCTTCCCAGATTTTCTCGTAAGTCTGACCGCTGTGCTCGGCAATGATGCGGTACAGCTCCTCTTTCAGTTTCTGAATTTCCTTGTAGGTAATTTCGATGTCGGAAGCCTGCCCGCGCGCACCTCCCATGGGCTGGTGAATCATCACACGTGAGTGCGTAAGCGCGGTTCGTTTACCGGGCGCTCCCGCGCAAAGCAGCACGGCCCCCATTGAAGCAGCAATGCCCGTACAGATGGTGGCTACATCGGGAGCAATGTACTGCATGGTATCGTAGATCCCCAATCCGGCGTACACCGAACCTCCGGGTGAGTTGAGGTAAATCTGAATGTCTTTTTTGGCATCTACCGACTCCAGAAAGAGCAGCTGAGCCTGGATGATATTGGCAATCTGGTCGTCGATACCTGTTCCCAGAAAGATGATGCGATCCATCA
This portion of the Cryomorphaceae bacterium genome encodes:
- the clpP gene encoding ATP-dependent Clp endopeptidase proteolytic subunit ClpP, encoding MDGNEFKKYAVKHKGISSQLMHDYATAVTPYIIEERQLNVAQMDVFSRLMMDRIIFLGTGIDDQIANIIQAQLLFLESVDAKKDIQIYLNSPGGSVYAGLGIYDTMQYIAPDVATICTGIAASMGAVLLCAGAPGKRTALTHSRVMIHQPMGGARGQASDIEITYKEIQKLKEELYRIIAEHSGQTYEKIWEDSDRDYWMRSEEAKEYGMIDEVLVRPKK
- the clpX gene encoding ATP-dependent Clp protease ATP-binding subunit ClpX, which gives rise to MDKKDIKCSFCGRSKSEVNVLIAGITGHICDNCVGQAENIIKEEFALKASRHIESTLVLQKPREIKTYIDQFVIGQDEAKKVLSVAVYNHYKRLLQPVRNEDDVEIEKSNIIMVGETGTGKTLLAKTIAKMLNVPFCIADATILTEAGYVGEDVESILSRLLQAADYDVSLAERGIVFIDEIDKIARKSDNASITRDVSGEGVQQALLKLLEGSVVNVPPQGGRKHPEQKLIQVDTRNILFVCGGAFAGIERMIKRRIKTNPIGYGTGNTREIEDDELLRYISPQDLKSFGLIPELIGRFPVLTHLNPLDATTLRRILTEPKNALIKQYIKLFELDDVALSFDKKVLDFIVEKAMEYKLGARGLRSICEAIMTDAMYEIPSDGATRELKVTLAYAREKFSKAEISKLKVA